One segment of Comamonas thiooxydans DNA contains the following:
- a CDS encoding methyl-accepting chemotaxis protein has product MSFAQKINQLFRRKPIAAAVSSDSGMMGDTVVQDMYDGSLNSVQGAPSVFGVEESSRADEQVSLPILGTATTAKHQRTLFTLLGGSVLVLVVLSAWMLREAGNSNQQLAATGQALMQSQRLAKSVSIAMTGAAPAFADVKDSAGVLARNVRALAAGDSDLGVNALGGGLQDELSSISTLMERAEKSAGLILGQQKTLTQVGDALRTINRQSSDLLETAETISSLKLQQGAGAAEISAAGQLVMLTQRIAKSANEFQTLEGVSPEAVFLLGKDLNSFKEISEGLLNGSAEMRLSAARDPQVREQLETLIKQYDDTRTQASAILGNLQGLVSAREAQTSINNDSEPLRQQLEQLQTALQGLGGASMLQLALLSIAILTAVLSGIGISRVQLLDSRARQQEAERHQVDARLQEQEAKRINDANQAAILRLMNELQSVAEGDLTQEATVTEDITGAIADSVNYTVEELRALVGSVQNTVTRVAQTTEQVDVTSTELLAASNEQLHEIRETGKSILDMAGRINNVSAQAQESAQVARQSLQAADSGLKAVQNAIGGMNSIRDQIQDTSKRIKRLGESSQEIGEITELISDITEQTNVLALNAAIQAASAGEAGRGFSVVAEEVQRLAERSADATRQIAALVKAIQTDTQDAVAAMERSTQGVVEGARLSDSAGTALSEIDSVSRRLAELIEQISNSTSREANMANGVAENIQHIFAVTEQTGEGTRTTAQQVRELSHMAEELRQSVSRFKIA; this is encoded by the coding sequence ATGTCCTTTGCACAGAAAATAAATCAGTTGTTCCGACGCAAGCCCATCGCGGCTGCCGTCAGTAGTGATAGCGGCATGATGGGAGACACGGTCGTGCAGGATATGTACGACGGATCGCTCAATAGCGTGCAGGGGGCACCTTCCGTCTTCGGCGTCGAGGAGTCCAGCCGCGCGGACGAACAGGTGAGCCTGCCTATTCTTGGTACGGCCACGACTGCCAAGCATCAGCGCACCTTGTTTACCTTGCTGGGTGGCTCGGTGCTGGTGCTGGTGGTGCTGTCGGCATGGATGCTGCGCGAAGCAGGCAACTCCAACCAGCAACTGGCGGCGACCGGCCAGGCATTGATGCAGTCCCAACGTCTGGCCAAGTCGGTCTCCATCGCCATGACGGGAGCTGCTCCTGCGTTTGCCGACGTCAAGGACAGCGCCGGTGTTTTGGCGCGCAACGTGCGAGCGCTGGCTGCCGGCGATTCCGATCTGGGCGTGAACGCGCTGGGTGGCGGTTTGCAGGACGAGCTCAGCTCCATTAGCACCCTGATGGAGCGAGCGGAAAAGAGCGCCGGGCTGATTCTCGGACAGCAAAAGACTCTGACTCAAGTGGGCGACGCGCTGCGCACCATCAACCGCCAGTCCTCCGATCTGCTGGAAACCGCGGAAACCATTTCTTCGCTGAAGCTGCAGCAGGGCGCCGGCGCGGCCGAGATCTCTGCTGCCGGTCAGCTGGTGATGCTGACCCAGCGTATTGCCAAATCTGCCAACGAATTCCAGACCCTGGAGGGCGTGAGTCCCGAGGCCGTTTTCCTGCTGGGCAAGGACTTGAACTCCTTCAAGGAAATCTCCGAAGGCCTGCTCAACGGCAGTGCCGAAATGCGGCTGTCCGCGGCACGCGATCCCCAGGTGCGTGAACAGCTGGAGACGCTGATCAAGCAGTACGACGATACGCGTACCCAGGCCAGCGCCATCCTGGGCAATCTGCAAGGGCTGGTGTCGGCCCGTGAAGCACAGACCAGCATCAACAATGACAGCGAACCGCTACGCCAGCAGCTGGAGCAGCTGCAGACGGCGCTGCAGGGGCTGGGCGGGGCCAGCATGCTGCAGCTGGCGCTGCTGAGCATCGCCATTTTGACCGCGGTTCTGAGCGGTATCGGCATCTCGCGCGTGCAACTGCTGGACAGCCGGGCGCGCCAGCAGGAAGCCGAGCGTCACCAGGTCGATGCCCGTTTGCAGGAGCAGGAAGCCAAGCGCATCAACGACGCCAACCAGGCGGCTATTTTGCGTTTGATGAACGAGCTGCAATCGGTGGCCGAGGGCGATCTGACGCAGGAAGCCACCGTGACCGAGGACATCACCGGCGCGATTGCCGACTCGGTGAACTACACGGTGGAAGAGCTTCGTGCTCTGGTGGGGTCGGTGCAGAACACGGTGACCCGCGTGGCCCAGACCACCGAGCAGGTGGACGTCACCTCGACCGAGCTGCTGGCTGCATCGAACGAGCAGCTGCATGAAATTCGCGAAACCGGCAAGTCGATTCTGGACATGGCCGGCCGTATCAACAACGTCTCTGCTCAGGCGCAGGAATCGGCCCAGGTGGCCCGTCAATCGCTGCAGGCTGCGGATTCGGGTCTCAAGGCCGTGCAGAACGCCATCGGCGGCATGAACTCCATCCGCGATCAGATTCAGGATACCTCCAAGCGAATCAAGCGCCTCGGCGAATCGTCCCAGGAGATCGGTGAAATTACCGAACTGATTTCGGACATTACCGAGCAGACCAACGTGCTGGCGCTGAACGCCGCCATTCAGGCCGCGTCCGCCGGTGAAGCCGGTCGCGGCTTCTCGGTGGTGGCGGAAGAAGTGCAGCGCCTGGCGGAACGTTCCGCAGACGCCACGCGACAGATTGCCGCGCTGGTGAAGGCCATTCAGACCGATACCCAGGATGCCGTGGCCGCGATGGAGCGCTCCACCCAGGGTGTGGTGGAGGGGGCTCGTCTGTCCGACTCTGCTGGTACTGCCCTGTCTGAAATCGACAGCGTGTCGCGCCGGCTGGCCGAGCTGATTGAGCAGATTTCCAATTCCACATCACGCGAAGCCAACATGGCCAACGGCGTGGCGGAAAACATTCAGCACATTTTTGCAGTGACCGAGCAAACCGGTGAGGGAACCCGCACCACTGCGCAGCAGGTGCGAGAGCTCTCCCACATGGCTGAAGAGCTGCGTCAGTCTGTTTCCCGATTCAAGATTGCCTGA
- a CDS encoding chemotaxis protein CheW, whose amino-acid sequence MANREALRDLQSRLAGRLQAARSEGVSVAAWLAVQAGGRDYLLPLNQAGEIFPWTGVQPVPYTQAWFLGIANLRGALMGVVDLAQLLGHGSVRNEQELMDCSLLAFNPALEVNAALLADRLLGLRAADAFSKAEPAPERSPSFFGAVHIDASGRRWQELKLQSLSQTAKFLSIRA is encoded by the coding sequence ATGGCGAACCGTGAAGCCCTCCGAGATCTTCAATCCCGTCTGGCCGGGCGCCTGCAGGCAGCACGCAGCGAAGGCGTCAGCGTTGCTGCCTGGCTGGCAGTGCAAGCTGGCGGACGGGATTATTTGCTGCCGCTGAATCAGGCGGGAGAAATCTTTCCCTGGACCGGCGTTCAGCCCGTCCCATACACACAGGCCTGGTTTCTGGGCATCGCCAATCTGCGCGGTGCTTTGATGGGGGTGGTGGACCTGGCTCAATTGCTGGGTCACGGAAGTGTCCGCAATGAGCAGGAACTGATGGACTGCAGCCTGCTGGCCTTCAACCCTGCCTTGGAGGTCAACGCGGCCCTGCTGGCCGATCGTCTGCTGGGCCTGCGTGCCGCAGACGCGTTTTCCAAGGCCGAGCCTGCGCCTGAGCGTTCCCCGAGTTTCTTCGGAGCCGTCCATATCGATGCGAGCGGCCGCCGCTGGCAGGAGCTGAAATTGCAGTCCCTGTCTCAAACCGCCAAATTTTTGAGCATTCGTGCTTGA
- a CDS encoding PleD family two-component system response regulator: MTIQKVLVVDDSKTELMALSDILQKQGMQVRTAENGEEAMKRLAEDKPDLILMDVVMPGQNGFQLTRAISRDPLYADVPIIMCTSKNQETDRVWGMRQGARGYITKPVDAAELQAKIAAL, translated from the coding sequence ATGACAATTCAAAAAGTTCTGGTCGTTGACGATTCCAAGACGGAGCTGATGGCTCTGAGCGATATTTTGCAAAAGCAGGGCATGCAGGTGCGTACCGCGGAAAATGGCGAGGAAGCCATGAAGCGCCTGGCCGAAGACAAGCCCGACCTGATCCTGATGGATGTGGTCATGCCTGGACAGAACGGCTTTCAGCTGACCCGCGCCATTTCTCGCGATCCCCTGTATGCCGATGTGCCCATCATCATGTGCACCAGCAAGAATCAGGAAACCGATCGGGTCTGGGGCATGCGTCAGGGCGCACGTGGCTATATCACCAAGCCCGTGGATGCCGCCGAGCTCCAAGCCAAGATCGCAGCGCTATAA
- a CDS encoding PleD family two-component system response regulator has translation MTASGAPLRVLVVDDSNTIRRSAEIFLKQGGHEVLLADDGFDALSKVNDYQPQLIFCDILMPKLDGYQTCAIIKRNARFANTPVVMLSSKDGVFDKARGRMVGCQDYLTKPFTKDQLLQAVQQFALQAADVGAA, from the coding sequence GTGACAGCATCTGGTGCGCCTTTGCGCGTTCTGGTCGTGGATGACAGCAACACCATCCGCCGCAGCGCTGAAATTTTCCTCAAGCAAGGTGGTCACGAAGTTCTTCTTGCCGACGATGGCTTCGATGCCCTGTCCAAGGTCAATGACTACCAGCCCCAGCTCATCTTCTGCGACATTCTGATGCCCAAACTCGATGGCTATCAGACCTGCGCCATCATCAAGCGCAATGCTCGCTTTGCCAATACGCCCGTCGTGATGCTGTCATCCAAGGACGGTGTATTCGACAAGGCTCGCGGCCGCATGGTGGGCTGCCAAGACTATCTGACCAAACCATTTACCAAAGATCAATTGCTGCAAGCCGTACAACAATTCGCGCTGCAAGCTGCAGATGTGGGAGCTGCATGA
- a CDS encoding rubredoxin, which produces MCLTCGWLYDEAQGCPEHGIAPNTRWEDVPMNWTCPECGARKEDFEMVEI; this is translated from the coding sequence ATGTGTTTGACCTGTGGCTGGCTTTATGACGAAGCCCAAGGCTGCCCCGAACATGGAATTGCTCCAAACACCCGCTGGGAAGATGTGCCCATGAACTGGACATGCCCGGAATGCGGTGCACGCAAAGAAGATTTTGAAATGGTGGAAATCTGA
- a CDS encoding bifunctional hydroxymethylpyrimidine kinase/phosphomethylpyrimidine kinase, with the protein MALNPISSTPPRRTRQEEATESAPVCVLSFNSSDPSGASGLSADIATISSIGGHALPVACGAYARDTARIYEHFALDDDAVTEQARMVLEDIAVTAIKVGFVGSPANLAAIATISSDYPDIPIISYMPDLSWWEDDKQDQYLDAFKELVLPQTSVLVGNHNTLWRWLLPEWENSRAPTARDIAMAAEALEVPYVLVTGIPLPDQFVDNVLTTAQSVLGNSKYEMFDATFTGAGDTLSAAITALLATGNDLGAATLEALEYLDHSLDAGFRPGMGHYLPDRLFWAQPTEDEESEDEQAEDSTDDEPDAKPIEGFVIPSHDTKH; encoded by the coding sequence ATGGCATTGAACCCCATCTCCTCCACTCCCCCTCGCCGCACCCGCCAGGAAGAAGCGACGGAATCAGCACCCGTCTGCGTGCTGTCTTTCAACAGCAGTGACCCCAGCGGAGCCAGCGGGCTCTCGGCCGACATCGCCACCATCTCCTCCATCGGCGGTCATGCACTGCCCGTGGCCTGCGGCGCCTACGCCAGAGACACGGCCCGCATCTACGAGCACTTTGCACTCGACGATGACGCGGTGACCGAGCAGGCGCGCATGGTGCTGGAGGACATTGCCGTCACCGCCATCAAGGTCGGCTTTGTAGGCAGCCCTGCCAACCTGGCCGCCATTGCCACTATCTCATCGGACTACCCCGACATTCCCATCATCAGCTACATGCCGGACCTGTCCTGGTGGGAGGACGACAAGCAGGATCAGTACCTTGACGCGTTCAAGGAGCTTGTCCTGCCTCAAACCTCGGTGTTGGTTGGAAACCACAACACGCTGTGGCGCTGGCTGCTGCCTGAATGGGAAAACAGCCGTGCGCCCACGGCGCGCGACATCGCCATGGCCGCCGAGGCGCTGGAAGTGCCCTATGTGCTGGTGACCGGCATCCCCCTGCCCGACCAGTTCGTGGACAACGTGCTGACCACGGCCCAGTCCGTATTGGGCAACAGCAAGTACGAGATGTTTGACGCCACGTTCACAGGTGCCGGTGATACGCTGTCCGCTGCGATTACGGCCCTGCTGGCCACCGGCAACGACCTAGGCGCAGCAACCCTGGAGGCGCTGGAATACCTGGACCACAGCCTGGATGCAGGCTTTCGCCCCGGCATGGGCCACTATCTGCCCGATCGTCTTTTCTGGGCCCAGCCCACCGAGGACGAGGAGTCCGAAGACGAGCAGGCCGAAGACTCCACCGATGACGAACCCGACGCCAAGCCGATTGAAGGCTTTGTGATTCCCTCTCATGACACAAAACACTGA
- the hemL gene encoding glutamate-1-semialdehyde 2,1-aminomutase — MTQNTDLNTALFERAKGVIPGGVNSPVRAFAAVGGTPRFVKRAQGAYFWDQNDQQFTDYIGSWGPMILGHGHPEVVEAVQAAVLEGFSFGAPTEREVVLAEKIRALMPSMDMVRLVSSGTEAGMSALRLARGYTGRNKIIKFNGCYHGHADALLVKAGSGLATFGASSSAGVPADVAKDTIVLEYNDVAQLEEAFAKMGSDIACVIMEPIAGNMNFVRASVDFTRRISELTREHGALLIYDEVMTGFRVALGSAQSLYAKEIEGFAPDITVMGKVIGGGMPMAAFGARREIMEKLSPLGPVYQAGTLSGNPIATACGLKTLELISRPGFHAELHLKTGHLMQGLKAEANAAGIPFSVDWQGGLFGFYFLPELPTHYAQVMKTDGKVFNKFYHGMLERGHYFAPALYEAGFVSAAHSDEDIDRTIEAAREVFKTL; from the coding sequence ATGACACAAAACACTGATCTGAATACTGCACTGTTCGAGCGCGCCAAGGGCGTGATCCCCGGCGGCGTGAACTCGCCCGTGCGCGCCTTCGCCGCCGTGGGCGGCACGCCGCGCTTTGTGAAACGCGCCCAGGGCGCCTATTTCTGGGACCAGAACGATCAGCAGTTCACCGACTACATCGGCAGCTGGGGCCCCATGATCCTGGGCCACGGCCACCCCGAAGTGGTCGAGGCCGTGCAGGCCGCCGTGCTTGAAGGCTTCAGCTTCGGCGCCCCCACCGAGCGGGAAGTCGTGCTGGCCGAGAAGATCCGCGCCCTGATGCCCAGCATGGACATGGTGCGCCTGGTCAGCTCCGGCACCGAAGCCGGCATGAGCGCGCTGCGCCTGGCGCGCGGCTACACCGGCCGCAACAAGATCATCAAGTTCAACGGCTGCTACCACGGCCATGCGGATGCGCTGCTGGTCAAGGCCGGCTCGGGTCTGGCCACCTTCGGCGCCTCGTCCTCGGCCGGCGTGCCTGCCGATGTGGCCAAGGACACCATCGTGCTGGAGTACAACGACGTTGCTCAGCTCGAAGAGGCCTTTGCCAAGATGGGCAGCGACATTGCCTGCGTCATCATGGAGCCGATTGCTGGCAATATGAACTTTGTGCGCGCCTCGGTGGACTTCACCCGTCGCATCAGCGAACTGACCCGCGAGCATGGCGCGCTGCTGATCTATGACGAAGTCATGACGGGCTTTCGCGTTGCCCTGGGCAGCGCACAAAGCCTGTATGCCAAGGAAATCGAAGGCTTTGCACCCGACATCACCGTGATGGGCAAGGTCATCGGCGGCGGCATGCCCATGGCGGCCTTCGGCGCACGCCGCGAGATCATGGAAAAGCTCTCGCCGCTGGGCCCCGTCTACCAGGCCGGCACGCTGTCGGGCAACCCGATTGCCACGGCCTGCGGACTGAAGACGCTGGAGCTGATCAGCCGCCCCGGCTTCCACGCCGAGCTGCACCTCAAGACCGGCCACCTGATGCAAGGCCTGAAGGCCGAAGCCAATGCTGCCGGCATTCCCTTCAGCGTGGACTGGCAAGGCGGGCTGTTCGGCTTCTATTTCCTGCCCGAGCTGCCCACGCACTACGCCCAGGTCATGAAGACCGACGGCAAGGTCTTCAACAAGTTCTACCACGGCATGCTGGAGCGCGGCCACTACTTTGCTCCGGCGCTGTACGAAGCAGGCTTTGTCAGCGCCGCGCACAGCGACGAAGACATCGACCGCACCATTGAAGCGGCACGCGAAGTGTTCAAGACACTGTAA
- a CDS encoding alkaline phosphatase has product MTDESSKPTLHNLLKGTTDQASELNRRRFVRQMAWSAGAMSVLPLAACGGGDDSQTEAKPADPEVRFAHGLASGDPLSDRVMLWTRITPPAGHQADIPVQWELASDAAFATIVARGESSATAARDFTVKIDAAGLRPATAYHFRFRAYGVTSGTARTRTLPTGSVAQVRLAVFSCANYPAGYFNVYADAARRSDLDATVHLGDYIYEYARGGYASAQAEAMGRLVNPAGEILSLADYRERHAQYKSDADLQALHAAAPMIAIWDDHEFANDTWSAGAENHQPGEGDFAMRKAAAMQAYHEWMPTRTASAELIYRSFDFGDLVSLHMLDTRVIGRDKQLDYADFMTSAGLDSAGFATAMANPARQLLGQTQTQWLQQQMAASRATWQVLGQQVLMGRMNIPAPILMETIQAGAGVSVSQYAALVAKAQTAPATLTPQEQAILAQPSIPYNLDAWDGYQAARETVLGSARQLGKKLVVLAGDTHNAWASELQDMNGKAVGVEFATSSVSSPGFEEYLPGEDPATLAAALQQLIKPLKYCDTSRRGYMLVTATADACRADWVYVNTISSRQFTASTEASMKVLASAPGLLVKA; this is encoded by the coding sequence ATGACCGACGAATCCAGCAAGCCGACGCTGCACAACCTGCTCAAGGGCACCACCGACCAGGCCAGTGAACTGAACCGCCGCCGCTTTGTGCGCCAGATGGCCTGGAGCGCCGGCGCCATGTCCGTTCTGCCGCTCGCGGCCTGCGGCGGCGGCGATGACAGCCAGACAGAGGCCAAGCCGGCCGATCCCGAAGTCCGCTTCGCCCATGGCCTGGCCAGCGGCGACCCGCTGTCCGACCGCGTGATGCTCTGGACCCGCATCACCCCGCCCGCCGGCCACCAGGCAGACATCCCCGTGCAATGGGAGCTTGCCAGCGACGCAGCGTTCGCCACCATCGTGGCGCGCGGCGAGAGCAGCGCCACCGCTGCCAGGGACTTCACGGTCAAGATCGATGCAGCCGGCCTCAGGCCAGCCACGGCCTACCACTTCCGCTTCCGCGCCTATGGCGTGACTTCGGGCACGGCACGCACGCGCACCCTGCCCACCGGCTCGGTGGCCCAGGTCAGACTGGCCGTCTTCTCCTGCGCCAACTACCCGGCCGGCTACTTCAATGTATACGCCGATGCGGCCAGGCGCAGCGACCTGGACGCCACGGTACACCTGGGCGACTACATCTATGAATACGCGCGCGGCGGCTATGCCTCGGCCCAGGCCGAGGCCATGGGCCGCCTGGTCAATCCTGCCGGAGAAATTCTCTCGCTGGCCGACTACCGCGAGCGCCATGCCCAGTACAAGAGCGATGCAGACCTGCAGGCCCTGCATGCTGCCGCGCCCATGATTGCCATCTGGGACGACCACGAATTTGCCAACGACACCTGGAGTGCGGGAGCCGAGAATCACCAGCCCGGCGAGGGCGACTTTGCCATGCGCAAGGCCGCCGCCATGCAGGCCTACCACGAGTGGATGCCTACGCGCACCGCGAGCGCCGAGCTGATCTACCGCAGCTTCGACTTTGGCGATCTGGTCTCGCTGCACATGCTGGACACCCGCGTGATAGGCCGCGACAAGCAGCTGGACTATGCCGATTTCATGACCTCTGCCGGCCTTGACTCGGCGGGCTTCGCCACGGCCATGGCCAACCCGGCGCGTCAGCTGCTGGGTCAGACCCAGACACAGTGGTTGCAGCAGCAGATGGCGGCCTCCCGCGCCACCTGGCAGGTACTGGGCCAACAGGTGCTGATGGGACGCATGAACATCCCCGCGCCCATACTCATGGAGACCATCCAAGCCGGTGCCGGTGTATCGGTCTCGCAGTACGCAGCGCTGGTTGCCAAGGCGCAGACCGCGCCCGCCACACTCACGCCTCAGGAGCAAGCCATCCTGGCCCAGCCCTCGATCCCCTACAACCTGGACGCCTGGGACGGCTACCAGGCCGCGCGCGAGACCGTTCTGGGCAGCGCACGCCAACTCGGCAAGAAGCTGGTGGTGCTGGCCGGCGACACGCACAACGCCTGGGCCAGCGAGCTGCAGGACATGAACGGCAAGGCCGTGGGCGTGGAATTTGCGACCTCCTCGGTCAGCTCGCCGGGCTTTGAGGAATACCTGCCGGGCGAAGACCCCGCGACGCTGGCCGCTGCGCTGCAGCAGCTCATCAAGCCGCTCAAATACTGCGACACCTCGCGCCGCGGCTATATGCTGGTGACGGCCACGGCGGATGCCTGCCGCGCCGACTGGGTGTACGTGAACACCATCAGCAGCCGCCAGTTCACGGCCAGCACCGAAGCCTCCATGAAAGTTCTGGCCAGCGCGCCGGGACTGCTGGTCAAGGCCTGA
- a CDS encoding DNA-3-methyladenine glycosylase I, translating to MSTEPTETTPTRSPTQSAEDGQQRCRWCLATPGYVHYHDREWGFPVDSDQRLFEKLCLEGFQSGLSWLTILNKRENFRAAFAGFDFHRVAQFGEADVQRLLQDAGIVRHRGKIEAVINNAGRAIEMVQAEGSLAAFFWRYQPTVPSTGTTIQAQTPESQTLSRELKKRGWKFVGPTTMYALMQAMGMVNDHAPGCITRAEVERARAAFQRP from the coding sequence ATGAGTACCGAACCCACCGAGACCACGCCGACCCGCTCCCCCACCCAGTCCGCCGAAGACGGCCAGCAGCGCTGCCGCTGGTGTCTGGCCACGCCGGGCTATGTCCACTATCACGACCGCGAATGGGGATTCCCGGTGGACAGCGACCAGCGCCTGTTCGAGAAACTCTGTCTGGAAGGCTTCCAGTCCGGCCTGAGCTGGCTGACCATTCTCAACAAGCGCGAGAACTTTCGCGCGGCCTTTGCAGGTTTTGATTTTCATCGCGTGGCGCAGTTTGGCGAGGCCGATGTGCAGCGCCTGCTGCAGGACGCGGGCATCGTGCGCCACCGCGGCAAGATCGAAGCCGTGATCAACAACGCCGGGCGGGCCATCGAAATGGTCCAGGCCGAAGGCTCTCTGGCCGCGTTCTTCTGGCGCTATCAGCCGACAGTGCCCTCGACGGGCACGACCATTCAGGCCCAGACGCCGGAGTCGCAAACCCTGTCCAGGGAGCTCAAAAAGCGCGGCTGGAAGTTTGTCGGGCCGACCACCATGTATGCGCTGATGCAGGCCATGGGCATGGTCAACGACCATGCACCGGGCTGCATCACCAGAGCTGAAGTGGAGCGCGCCAGAGCCGCTTTTCAGCGGCCCTGA
- a CDS encoding amino acid permease gives MQWLKTKTIEQALADSDEPGRQLQRTLGVFDLMILGLAVAVGAGIFSVGARAAGSFAGPAVIFSFILAAATCALAIMCYAEFASTVPVTGSAYTYTYLTLGEGLAWIIGWNLLLEMISAAAVLAKYWGIYLSAVFSTAGLEIAQSIEIGGFSLNWGPFFIVAVFTALLIAGTQVSAKVNNLFTVIKLAITVFVIVVGFTYMNTDNFRPFVPSAQPPVVAHGVSGDLWGQPMLAWLFGAEPSQYGWLGVISGASLVFFAFLGFDVVATSAEEVKDPQRTLPRGILGGLVLVTVLYILVTLALTGMVPYTALARAENPSLATAFIAVGAGWAAQVISVGVLIGMTTVVMVLLMGSSRVLLALCRDGLLPRSWGVTSARRKTPVRLQLAVGVIVALLAGFTKVELLEEMINIGTLSAFVLVSIGVLVLRKKRPDAGAGYRVPFVPVLPVLSALLCFYLMLNLTTLTWLRFLGWMALGALIYMAYGMRHSRLAQADKK, from the coding sequence ATGCAGTGGCTGAAAACCAAAACCATTGAACAGGCGCTGGCCGATTCCGACGAGCCGGGCCGGCAGCTCCAGCGCACGCTGGGTGTTTTCGATCTGATGATTCTGGGCCTGGCCGTGGCCGTGGGCGCAGGGATTTTCTCGGTGGGGGCTCGCGCAGCCGGCAGCTTTGCAGGGCCGGCCGTGATTTTTTCCTTCATTCTGGCGGCCGCGACCTGCGCGCTGGCCATCATGTGCTATGCGGAGTTCGCCTCCACCGTGCCCGTCACGGGCAGCGCCTATACCTATACCTATCTGACGCTGGGCGAGGGCCTGGCCTGGATCATTGGCTGGAATCTGCTGCTGGAGATGATCTCGGCCGCTGCCGTGCTGGCCAAGTACTGGGGTATCTATCTGTCGGCCGTGTTCTCCACGGCAGGGCTGGAGATCGCGCAGAGCATCGAGATTGGCGGCTTCTCGCTGAACTGGGGGCCGTTCTTCATCGTGGCCGTGTTCACGGCCTTGCTGATTGCGGGCACCCAGGTCTCGGCCAAGGTCAACAACCTGTTCACCGTCATCAAGCTGGCGATCACCGTGTTTGTGATCGTCGTCGGCTTCACCTATATGAACACCGACAACTTCAGGCCTTTTGTGCCCAGTGCACAGCCGCCCGTGGTGGCTCATGGCGTGAGCGGTGACTTGTGGGGGCAGCCCATGCTGGCCTGGTTGTTTGGTGCCGAACCCAGCCAGTATGGCTGGCTGGGCGTGATCTCGGGCGCATCGCTGGTGTTCTTCGCCTTTCTGGGCTTCGATGTGGTGGCAACCTCGGCCGAAGAGGTCAAGGACCCGCAGCGCACGCTGCCACGCGGCATTCTCGGCGGGCTGGTGCTGGTGACGGTGCTCTACATCCTGGTCACGCTGGCGCTGACCGGCATGGTGCCCTATACGGCACTGGCCAGGGCCGAGAATCCTTCGCTGGCCACTGCTTTCATTGCCGTGGGCGCTGGCTGGGCGGCGCAGGTCATCTCGGTCGGCGTGCTGATCGGCATGACCACCGTGGTCATGGTGCTGCTGATGGGCAGCTCGCGCGTGTTGCTGGCCTTGTGCCGCGACGGCCTGCTGCCGCGCAGCTGGGGCGTGACATCGGCCAGGCGCAAGACGCCGGTTCGCCTGCAACTGGCTGTGGGCGTGATCGTGGCGTTGCTGGCAGGCTTTACCAAGGTGGAGCTGCTGGAGGAGATGATCAACATCGGCACGCTGTCGGCCTTTGTGCTGGTCAGCATCGGCGTGCTGGTGCTGCGCAAAAAGCGCCCTGACGCCGGAGCCGGCTACCGAGTGCCTTTTGTGCCTGTGCTGCCTGTGCTCTCGGCCCTGCTGTGCTTTTATCTGATGCTGAATCTCACCACGCTGACCTGGCTGCGCTTTCTGGGCTGGATGGCGCTGGGTGCGCTGATCTACATGGCCTATGGCATGCGCCATTCGCGTCTGGCTCAGGCGGATAAAAAGTGA
- a CDS encoding phosphatase PAP2 family protein, which produces MAKPARAPALRPADQAAHGHGPGPARQRGFVFWAIWVNIATYAIYPTANWLASLRDQRYDFITRWDAMIPLVPEFIFVYFSFFPFLALPFWLVGQPGTAALGKRQVLGTLICGLTFVLFPANLAFERAIPEFEPYRSIFATMFFVDKPHNLLPSLHIVYTALTCLAICQAQWQRGRWGLCLLIVLWSAAICASTMLVHQHHVLDVVTALMLVPVLCLLIRPADVPPQPPRI; this is translated from the coding sequence ATGGCAAAACCCGCGCGTGCTCCCGCTCTTCGCCCCGCCGATCAGGCAGCCCATGGACACGGGCCTGGTCCGGCCCGCCAGCGTGGCTTTGTCTTCTGGGCCATATGGGTGAACATCGCCACCTACGCGATCTATCCCACGGCCAACTGGCTGGCCAGCCTGCGCGACCAGCGCTATGACTTCATCACGCGCTGGGATGCCATGATTCCGCTGGTGCCGGAATTCATCTTTGTCTACTTCTCGTTTTTCCCGTTTCTGGCCCTGCCGTTCTGGCTGGTGGGGCAGCCCGGTACGGCGGCGCTGGGCAAGCGTCAGGTGCTGGGTACGCTGATCTGCGGTCTGACCTTCGTGCTGTTCCCGGCAAATTTGGCCTTCGAGCGCGCGATTCCCGAATTCGAGCCCTATCGCAGCATTTTTGCGACCATGTTCTTTGTGGACAAGCCGCACAATCTGCTGCCCTCGCTGCACATCGTCTACACGGCGCTGACCTGCCTGGCCATCTGCCAGGCGCAATGGCAGCGTGGTCGCTGGGGGCTTTGTCTGCTGATTGTGCTATGGAGCGCGGCAATCTGCGCCTCAACCATGCTGGTGCATCAGCACCATGTGCTGGATGTGGTCACTGCGCTGATGCTGGTGCCAGTGCTCTGCCTGCTGATTCGCCCTGCCGATGTGCCGCCGCAGCCTCCGCGCATCTGA